The window ATTTACCAGATGAAACTGGattcaattaaaatgattaacaTGGATGTGGTAATCAGGACAGATTCAGCACTGGATGAAGAATagcaaaataatgtaaatgtgGCTATGTGAAGAACAGCTGTTGAAAAATGAAATCAACGTAAGTGCAAGTCCTTTTAATCACCATTTTCGATAAGCTATATTAGatccttaatatttataacaatcacaacaacaacacatCGGACAGGAACATTGTACAAAGATACTTCAGCGAAAGCATTACGTAGGAGCACATTTAACAGTAGGACGTGGACATCGAGACACCAACAGGACCACTTCAACTTGATATCAAAGCAACGAGCCTCAACACTTTAAATTCATCTTTTACGTTAATTTTATCAGAGTTGAAGTGCATCTCTATACgtaaaagcgtttttttttcatttgataacGATTTGGAAAGGGCGATTGTCACACCGACGACGGTTGTTGTGGTAAAAAGAAATAtcgctgttaaaaatatttttttgtgtggaAAATTTTACAACTATGCTTCCATGTAAAATTGTGAGAGTCCAGTGGAATATTTGATCTcagtatgtaaataaacaaatgtctaCGACGAACTGTCTGAACGTGCATTGTTTGTTTAAGTAAATAGTATAGATAAAAATGTTCGGTTATGTTCTAGGCGAGCCGTCGATAAAATCAAACTTAAAGCGTAAGTTACATGATGTGGCGAAATAAATCACAACCGTGTTAAAATGCCGATGTAAAGTTGTAGGATAAAATGAAATGACGAGAAGGCATAGATGATATTTAGGGTGAAGTCGCTGTATCATACGTCATATCGCCGTATCCTACGGTCGTCATTGTCACGACCGCCCACCAAAACGCATCAGGTATGGATTTGAAGAAGCTGTTCTCACTTCCGGCTTCCGCGAAGTACACCGCAGATGAAAACAGCACCACACCTTTAAGCACATACGAACGCGCATACAGTGGGATTACAGTGCGAGGGAGTGACTGCAGGTGGGCACCGGGCGGGTCGCGAGACGGTGGTTACCTCATGTCTCCGTAGCCAACAGTAGTCATTGTTATGACGGCCCACCAAAATGCATCAGGGATTGAGGAAAAGTTTGAATCGGGACAATCTTTATCAGCAAAGAAAACTGCACTTGAGAACACGACCACCCCTGtgaacacaaaatatttggtgCACGAGCGCCCGCAGCCAACCCGCAGCGCCCAGTTCCATGGCCTCGATGATTGTGCGTAAGTAACATCAAATGCCACTATGACGCAATCCACAGTTCCATTTTTTATTCCTAAATGAAGCTGTTATTTTTAAGCTACATAAAAGTTTCATGGAATAGAGAACTTTCAGACATATTTCCTTAACCTATCCTGGAGTTTTGATTATGCTacttttatagattattttggaataaacttgtaatatataatacttttgggaaaaagtattattttgatgtaaataGACAATTTATAAGGAAAATCGCGGAAgtcttctaaaataaaaaaacgatgtttgatttataaaattgtacttaCCGATAAagaggaaaaatattaaaagcccAAGTTCTCTCATAGATGCTTTAAGAGTTCGTCCAAGAATTTGTAAGCCTTTGGAGTGCCGCGATAGCTTGAAGATTCGGAAGACTCGCACGAGGCGAATTACCCGAAGTATAGCGAGACTCATGGCTTGATTGGTGGATTTGTCTTGAGGCGAAACCGGAGCTCTTGGTAGGTTCAAGGTATCTTCTTCTTCGGCGACGACGGTGGCCAAGGTAATGAAGTAGGGGATAATAGCTATTATGTCTATTATGTTCATCACGTCTCTAAAGAAGTTGAACTTATTAGGACAGGCAAGAAACCGTACTATCAATTCGAAGGTGAACCAGATTATACAGAGTGTCTCTATCAAGAAGAATGGGTCGGTGATATCGGGCACTTCGTCTTCTTCGATTTTGGTTCCGTTAGTGGTGGTGTTGAAAACTTTGTAGTGTTTAAATTCTGGTAGAGTTTCGAGACAGAAGATCACGATGGACAGAAGGATGACGAATACTGAGATGATGGCAACGACACGGGCAGCCTGGGAGCTCTCGGGGTATTCAAACAGCAGCCAGATTTTGCGCTGGCGTTCGTTTGAAGGCAGGGGCTTCTCCTCCTCCTTTATGAAACCTTCATCCtcactgtaaaaaataatactctgtcatatatgtacattttttagagcaattgttacattttacaaataacagCAATATACATGTTCACACCCAAGCACGCTGTAATACACTTCAATGTAAAGCAATCGAACTGAAATTGtaatttgttgttataattCATGCCGCTGCTACTTTATTACggtatagtaaatatttttgcatatgaagcaaataaaattgtaagtaaatatattgtcCGGAAACGTTTgcagaatttaaattttatatcataaatattactgtaaagcaatttttgttttgtttaatttaaatgtaaattcaatTTACACTTATATTGATTGTAAATAATTCTGTATTTGTATTTGAAGTTATTAAAGTTTGTGAgagtatttttaaatcgtcacATATTTTGTAGAATGATTAATAAAAGGTTATATAAGTTTAGGTCTCATTCGTgtttaatgtaatgtatgaaATTGTGTCTAAAGCTTTAGTAATAACCGGAATTTGTTGGTGGCCTGCTCTCCTAGTTCGTAGAACTTGATCTCTTCTGAGAAGACGTCCAGGGGGACGTTTACGGGCCGACGAAGTCGACCCCCGCTTTGGTAGTAATAGAGGATGGCGTCAAAGGACGGCCTGTTTCTGTCGAAGAAATATTCGTTCCTGGAACAACAAATAAAGCTTTAGAACAATGCAAATTCGCTATAGAAACTACATACTGcatgtattacaaaatttaatcagAAAAAGAGATTAATCACAATAAAGGTAGTGTGTTACAATTTGTCAATTTAATGGACGTTGAAAAATAATGatcatctatatttttttaaaaaacaagaaGAATAGTGTAACATTacacgttaaaaaataaatggttgTTGCTGCAATCGTTTGTTTGCTATCGaaagataaatatgtatgtcGTTGTGTTGTGAAAATCTCTCATCTTGCTATGTAAATCGATTTATTTGACACTTAAAACTAATAACAATTACATACTAgtctattaaaaatttaaaaacataatttattcagtgtcttttatatttgaaagttCCTTTAGTGAGCGACACACAAAGGACTGTTAAAAGTTGTTTACTAttcaataagattttatatttcagtgACTAAACActgttttataagtttttttcatAAGTACAGTTTTTcgtatatatgtattcaattcaattcaatcaattacttcataaaatgtatacaattttatgaAGTAATTGAATGAAAagcacaaatttatttaaaaaaaaaaaacgatttaatactatttttgaaCGAAATACCTTCATAGAATTAAATTTTTGGTATTATGAGAAAACTATggcataaataatacatttttcttaCCTCAGGGGGTCAAAGTATCTTATCCTTCTAGCAGGATCGCCCAGCAGTGTTTCCGGGAACTGGTTCAAAGTCCGAAGTTGAGTTTCAAATTTGAGCCCGCTTACCTGTTAACGAAATttgtatttagtattacaaatatttatatgtatattgacaatttacaatttaatttttctatagTAACACTTGAATATTATGACCTTCCGACTAATCTCTAGGGATGGCTGGTCAGTCAACTTCGCAGGGGTTATTATAAGGCGCAAGTGTAATCATCAACAAAAGTGCTTTCTTTACCTATATAGTTTGTTCGTAGTCCAGTTTTATGCAAAATACCGTTTATTGA is drawn from Vanessa cardui chromosome Z, ilVanCard2.1, whole genome shotgun sequence and contains these coding sequences:
- the LOC124543380 gene encoding potassium voltage-gated channel protein Shaker isoform X2; translation: MGAPQTPKQIEEDDCVPRVAVVEEIRQQPDRKLERRRAQGGPRRRGLENELEGERRRPRRKPRKRSLPKLCSQEEEQGRPPQGGVVTFEPIHHDHDFCERVVINVSGLKFETQLRTLNQFPETLLGDPARRIRYFDPLRNEYFFDRNRPSFDAILYYYQSGGRLRRPVNVPLDVFSEEIKFYELGEQATNKFREDEGFIKEEEKPLPSNERQRKIWLLFEYPESSQAARVVAIISVFVILLSIVIFCLETLPEFKHYKVFNTTTNGTKIEEDEVPDITDPFFLIETLCIIWFTFELIVRFLACPNKFNFFRDVMNIIDIIAIIPYFITLATVVAEEEDTLNLPRAPVSPQDKSTNQAMSLAILRVIRLVRVFRIFKLSRHSKGLQILGRTLKASMRELGLLIFFLFIGVVVFSSAVFFADKDCPDSNFSSIPDAFWWAVITMTTVGYGDMRPVGVWGKIVGSLCAIAGVLTIALPVPVIVSNFNYFYHRETDQEEMQSQNFNHVTSCPYLPGTMGEPYLISGPIKKSSVSDDSSSDMMELEDSALAADPANLESNMRRLREEERLLLEQQAAMEAAGNVDDIAALEHQDLLRLNQLKQQEVQKQQARQANRSNANAPDNRRGELRRRTTCNVRVNHLHAASGAEALETDV
- the LOC124543380 gene encoding potassium voltage-gated channel protein Shaker isoform X4; translated protein: MQMILVAGGSLPKLCSQEEEQGRPPQGGVVTFEPIHHDHDFCERVVINVSGLKFETQLRTLNQFPETLLGDPARRIRYFDPLRNEYFFDRNRPSFDAILYYYQSGGRLRRPVNVPLDVFSEEIKFYELGEQATNKFREDEGFIKEEEKPLPSNERQRKIWLLFEYPESSQAARVVAIISVFVILLSIVIFCLETLPEFKHYKVFNTTTNGTKIEEDEVPDITDPFFLIETLCIIWFTFELIVRFLACPNKFNFFRDVMNIIDIIAIIPYFITLATVVAEEEDTLNLPRAPVSPQDKSTNQAMSLAILRVIRLVRVFRIFKLSRHSKGLQILGRTLKASMRELGLLIFFLFIGVVLFSSAVYFAEAGSENSFFKSIPDAFWWAVVTMTTVGYGDMTPVGVWGKIVGSLCAIAGVLTIALPVPVIVSNFNYFYHRETDQEEMQSQNFNHVTSCPYLPGTMGEPYLISGPIKKSSVSDDSSSDMMELEDSALAADPANLESNMRRLREEERLLLEQQAAMEAAGNVDDIAALEHQDLLRLNQLKQQEVQKQQARQANRSNANAPDNRRGELRRRTTCNVRVNHLHAASGAEALETDV
- the LOC124543380 gene encoding potassium voltage-gated channel protein Shaker isoform X3, producing the protein MAAVAGLYGLGDEQRGRHRRGQANAERSESRDDNTEASLPKLCSQEEEQGRPPQGGVVTFEPIHHDHDFCERVVINVSGLKFETQLRTLNQFPETLLGDPARRIRYFDPLRNEYFFDRNRPSFDAILYYYQSGGRLRRPVNVPLDVFSEEIKFYELGEQATNKFREDEGFIKEEEKPLPSNERQRKIWLLFEYPESSQAARVVAIISVFVILLSIVIFCLETLPEFKHYKVFNTTTNGTKIEEDEVPDITDPFFLIETLCIIWFTFELIVRFLACPNKFNFFRDVMNIIDIIAIIPYFITLATVVAEEEDTLNLPRAPVSPQDKSTNQAMSLAILRVIRLVRVFRIFKLSRHSKGLQILGRTLKASMRELGLLIFFLFIGVVLFSSAVYFAEAGSENSFFKSIPDAFWWAVVTMTTVGYGDMTPVGVWGKIVGSLCAIAGVLTIALPVPVIVSNFNYFYHRETDQEEMQSQNFNHVTSCPYLPGTMGEPYLISGPIKKSSVSDDSSSDMMELEDSALAADPANLESNMRRLREEERLLLEQQAAMEAAGNVDDIAALEHQDLLRLNQLKQQEVQKQQARQANRSNANAPDNRRGELRRRTTCNVRVNHLHAASGAEALETDV
- the LOC124543380 gene encoding potassium voltage-gated channel protein Shaker isoform X5: MILSLPKLCSQEEEQGRPPQGGVVTFEPIHHDHDFCERVVINVSGLKFETQLRTLNQFPETLLGDPARRIRYFDPLRNEYFFDRNRPSFDAILYYYQSGGRLRRPVNVPLDVFSEEIKFYELGEQATNKFREDEGFIKEEEKPLPSNERQRKIWLLFEYPESSQAARVVAIISVFVILLSIVIFCLETLPEFKHYKVFNTTTNGTKIEEDEVPDITDPFFLIETLCIIWFTFELIVRFLACPNKFNFFRDVMNIIDIIAIIPYFITLATVVAEEEDTLNLPRAPVSPQDKSTNQAMSLAILRVIRLVRVFRIFKLSRHSKGLQILGRTLKASMRELGLLIFFLFIGVVLFSSAVYFAEAGSENSFFKSIPDAFWWAVVTMTTVGYGDMTPVGVWGKIVGSLCAIAGVLTIALPVPVIVSNFNYFYHRETDQEEMQSQNFNHVTSCPYLPGTMGEPYLISGPIKKSSVSDDSSSDMMELEDSALAADPANLESNMRRLREEERLLLEQQAAMEAAGNVDDIAALEHQDLLRLNQLKQQEVQKQQARQANRSNANAPDNRRGELRRRTTCNVRVNHLHAASGAEALETDV
- the LOC124543380 gene encoding potassium voltage-gated channel protein Shaker isoform X6, with amino-acid sequence MGAPQTPKQIEEDDCVPRVAVVEEIRQQPDRKLERRRAQGGPRRRGLENELEGERRRPRRKPRKRSLPKLCSQEEEQGRPPQGGVVTFEPIHHDHDFCERVVINVSGLKFETQLRTLNQFPETLLGDPARRIRYFDPLRNEYFFDRNRPSFDAILYYYQSGGRLRRPVNVPLDVFSEEIKFYELGEQATNKFREDEGFIKEEEKPLPSNERQRKIWLLFEYPESSQAARVVAIISVFVILLSIVIFCLETLPEFKHYKVFNTTTNGTKIEEDEVPDITDPFFLIETLCIIWFTFELIVRFLACPNKFNFFRDVMNIIDIIAIIPYFITLATVVAEEEDTLNLPRAPVSPQDKSTNQAMSLAILRVIRLVRVFRIFKLSRHSKGLQILGRTLKASMRELGLLIFFLFIGVVLFSSAVYFAEAGSENSFFKSIPDAFWWAVVTMTTVGYGDMTPVGVWGKIVGSLCAIAGVLTIALPVPVIVSNFNYFYHRETDQEEMQSQNFNHVTSCPYLPGTMGEPYLSGKDDERDEFCGDH
- the LOC124543380 gene encoding potassium voltage-gated channel protein Shaker isoform X7, whose amino-acid sequence is MGAPQTPKQIEEDDCVPRVAVVEEIRQQPDRKLERRRAQGGPRRRGLENELEGERRRPRRKPRKRSLPKLCSQEEEQGRPPQGGVVTFEPIHHDHDFCERVVINVSGLKFETQLRTLNQFPETLLGDPARRIRYFDPLRNEYFFDRNRPSFDAILYYYQSGGRLRRPVNVPLDVFSEEIKFYELGEQATNKFREDEGFIKEEEKPLPSNERQRKIWLLFEYPESSQAARVVAIISVFVILLSIVIFCLETLPEFKHYKVFNTTTNGTKIEEDEVPDITDPFFLIETLCIIWFTFELIVRFLACPNKFNFFRDVMNIIDIIAIIPYFITLATVVAEEEDTLNLPRAPVSPQDKSTNQAMSLAILRVIRLVRVFRIFKLSRHSKGLQILGRTLKASMRELGLLIFFLFIGVVVFSSAVFFADKDCPDSNFSSIPDAFWWAVITMTTVGYGDMRPVGVWGKIVGSLCAIAGVLTIALPVPVIVSNFNYFYHRETDQEEMQSQNFNHVTSCPYLPGTMGEPYLSGKDDERDEFCGDH
- the LOC124543380 gene encoding potassium voltage-gated channel protein Shaker isoform X1, with the protein product MGAPQTPKQIEEDDCVPRVAVVEEIRQQPDRKLERRRAQGGPRRRGLENELEGERRRPRRKPRKRSLPKLCSQEEEQGRPPQGGVVTFEPIHHDHDFCERVVINVSGLKFETQLRTLNQFPETLLGDPARRIRYFDPLRNEYFFDRNRPSFDAILYYYQSGGRLRRPVNVPLDVFSEEIKFYELGEQATNKFREDEGFIKEEEKPLPSNERQRKIWLLFEYPESSQAARVVAIISVFVILLSIVIFCLETLPEFKHYKVFNTTTNGTKIEEDEVPDITDPFFLIETLCIIWFTFELIVRFLACPNKFNFFRDVMNIIDIIAIIPYFITLATVVAEEEDTLNLPRAPVSPQDKSTNQAMSLAILRVIRLVRVFRIFKLSRHSKGLQILGRTLKASMRELGLLIFFLFIGVVLFSSAVYFAEAGSENSFFKSIPDAFWWAVVTMTTVGYGDMTPVGVWGKIVGSLCAIAGVLTIALPVPVIVSNFNYFYHRETDQEEMQSQNFNHVTSCPYLPGTMGEPYLISGPIKKSSVSDDSSSDMMELEDSALAADPANLESNMRRLREEERLLLEQQAAMEAAGNVDDIAALEHQDLLRLNQLKQQEVQKQQARQANRSNANAPDNRRGELRRRTTCNVRVNHLHAASGAEALETDV